The following coding sequences are from one Leishmania donovani BPK282A1 complete genome, chromosome 3 window:
- a CDS encoding long chain fatty Acyl CoA synthetase, putative yields MGGAVSFCLQKLNKVSEVEYAPYKEYAAYGEQSVPVKGSDDSGRSMIYRMSNTSEEELKRLRNEWYAGGSCLSVLENLCKERGKRTCLAYRKLKTIEKNETTTSDGRKKVLETYVFEPGQKTMSYARFWQNIVNFGRGLHEIGLTKGNTVSVYEETRWQWLCTMYSCWSQGLLVSTVYANLGEDALQYALDETQCNAIVCNGSKVKDVLTMFKVIEAPKGTKVIYLDELPPSVTSEEYELYAWSDVMARGKNSEANCRIPSGAESKDELALIMYTSGTTGNPKGVMHTHGSLYCGCMTISQRINDLLGEMKEQEWYCSYLPLAHIMELAVTSVLMMRGVIIGYGSPRTLMDTFAKPYGDLTAYRPFVFVAVPRVFDSMRRAVEDKLPPPGSMKRKIFDKAYQARLKALKNGCDTPFFNKRVFANARKVMGGRVYAMLSGGGPLSESTQEFINVVFGMVIQGWGMTETVACGGIQRTGNLEYNCVGQVLKTAEVQLLDTDEFKHTDQPEPRGEVLLRGPFLFKGYYKQPEQTREALDDDGWLHTGDVASIAPNGTMRIVGRVKALAKNANGEYLALEMLESIYGTNEITVPNGVCVLVHPHRSYITIIALTNEKLVKAFMEKYKIKNSEFPAILDDAEFLKMALQSLQKTARDANRCSFEVVQGVKLLNEEWTPENGVLTAAMKLKRRIINENYADVISKLFENQ; encoded by the coding sequence ATGGGAGGCGCTGTGTCGTTCTGCCTCCAGAAGCTCAACAAGGTGAGCGAGGTGGAGTACGCGCCCTACAAGGAGTATGCCGCCTATGGCGAGCAGAGCGTCCCGGTGAAAGGCAGCGATGATTCTGGCCGCTCCATGATCTACCGTATGTCGAACACGAGCGAAGAGGAGTTGAAACGCCTGCGCAACGAGTGGTACGCGGGTGGCTCCTGCCTCTCCGTTCTCGAGAACCTCTGCAAGGAGCGCGGCAAGCGCACATGCCTGGCCTACAGGAAGCTGAAGACCATCGAGAAGAACGAGACCACCACCAGTGATGGTCGCAAGAAAGTGCTGGAGACGTACGTCTTTGAGCCGGGGCAGAAGACAATGAGCTACGCCCGCTTCTGGCAGAACATCGTCAACTTCGGCCGCGGTCTCCACGAGATCGGCCTCACGAAGGGCAACACCGTCTCCGTCTACGAGGAGACCCGCTGGCAGTGGCTGTGCACCATGTACAGCTGCTGGTCGCAGGGCCTCCTCGTGTCCACTGTGTACGCCAACCTCGGTGAGGACGCGCTCCAGTACGCCTTGGACGAGACTCAGTGCAATGCAATTGTGTGCAACGGCTCCAAGGTGAAGGACGTGCTCACGATGTTCAAGGTAATCGAGGCGCCCAAGGGCACCAAGGTCATCTACCTCGATGAGCTGCCGCCCTCGGTGACGTCGGAGGAGTACGAGCTGTACGCGTGGAGCGACGTGATGGCGCGCGGCAAGAACAGCGAGGCCAACTGCCGCATCCCGAGTGGCGCCGAGAGCAAAGATGAGCTCGCGCTCATCATGTACAcgagcggcaccaccggcaaCCCGAAGGGCgtcatgcacacgcacggcagcCTCTACTGCGGCTGCATGACGATCAGTCAGCGAATCAACGACCTGCTAGGGGAGATGAAGGAGCAGGAGTGGTACTGCTCGTACCTTCCCCTCGCCCACATCATGGAGCTCGCCGTCACGTCGGTGCTCATGATGCGCGGCGTCATCATCGGCTACGGCAGCCCGCGCACACTGATGGACACCTTCGCCAAGCCGTACGGCGACCTGACCGCGTACCGGCCGTTCGTCTTCGTCGCTGTCCCGCGTGTCTTTGATAGCATGAGAAGGGCCGTAGAGGATAAGCTGCCGCCTCCGGGGTCGATGAAGCGCAAGATCTTCGACAAGGCCTATCAGGCGCGCCTCAAGGCGCTCAAGAATGGCTGCGATACGCCGTTCTTTAACAAGAGGGTTTTCGCCAATGCCCGTAAGGTGATGGGCGGCCGCGTGTACGCGATGCtcagtggcggcggcccgcTCTCGGAGTCCACGCAGGAATTCATTAACGTTGTCTTTGGCATGGTGATCCAGGGCTGGGGCATGACAGAGACAGTcgcctgcggcggcatccAGCGCACGGGCAACCTTGAATACAACTGCGTTGGCCAGGTCCTCAAGacagcggaggtgcagctgttGGACACGGATGAGTTCAAGCACACGGATCAGCCAGAGCCGCGCGgtgaggtgctgctgcgcggcccCTTCCTCTTCAAGGGCTACTACAAGCAACCGGAGCAGACCAGGGAGGCACTGGACGATGATGGATGGCTCCACACCGGCGACGTGGCCTCCATAGCTCCGAACGGCACCATGCGCATCGTTGGCCGCGTCAAGGCGCTCGCCAAGAATGCCAACGGGGAGTATTTGGCGCTTGAGATGCTGGAGAGCATCTACGGCACTAATGAGATCACTGTTCCGAACGGCGTCTGCGTGCTCGTCCACCCGCACCGCAGCTACATCACCATCATTGCCTTGACCAACGAGAAGCTGGTCAAGGCGTTCATGGAAAAGTATAAGATCAAAAACAGCGAGTTTCCTGCAATCCTGGACGACGCAGAGTTCTTGAAAATGGCGCTTCAAAGCCTCCAGAAGACTGCCCGTGACGCGAACCGCTGCTCGTTCGAGGTTGTGCAGGGCGTGAAGCTGCTGAACGAGGAGTGGACACCAGAGAATGGTGTGCTGACGGCCGCCATGAAGCTCAAGCGCCGCATCATCAACGAAAACTACGCGGATGTCATCAGCAAGCTCTTCGAGAACCAATAG
- a CDS encoding ribosomal protein L38, putative produces the protein MPREIKTLKEFLAICSRKDARCVKVKHNPSATKFKVRCSRYLYTLVVNDKKKADKIERSIHPSVKKIAVTARSHAKTNAGSKQ, from the coding sequence ATGCCGCGTGAGATTAAGACCCTGAAGGAGTTTCTCGCCATCTGCTCCCGCAAGGATGCGCGGTGCGTGAAGGTGAAGCACAACCCCAGCGCCACCAAGTTCAAGgtccgctgcagccgctaCCTCTACACGCTGGTCGTGAACGACAAGAAGAAGGCCGACAAGATCGAGCGCTCCATCCACCCGTCCGTGAAGAAGATCGCCGTGACGGCCCGCTCGCACGCCAAGACGAACGCCGGCTCCAAGCAGTAA